From the genome of Leptospira langatensis:
CTGGGGTAGAGGTTTCGTACCAACCCAAGAATGAAGAGAGAGGTGGAGTTTATGCTTTTCTAATATCAGGAAAAGTGAATATAAATGACACCGAACTTTCTGCGAGAGACGGAGCGGGGTTTCCTGCGACCGAGCTCTTAAAGGTAAAAGCCTTGGAAGAATCGGAACTTCTACTCATGGACGTTCCTGAGATCGTTTAAGCAGATAGAAGGGAAATTTTCGCTCTTCCTTGTAGGAACAATAGTTCCCACATAGAAGTTCGCGAAAATTTTCCGTTGCCGGTTTGGGGAATTTCTGGTATAGGGAATTCTCTTCTCCCACGAGCCACTCCCCCCAATCCCGAAGATGGGTGGGGGCTGTTCAAAATTACCCTGAGCCTTCGATTGAATCCAGTCTCTCAGTTAACTTGGCTGGCTCGCTCGACTTCGCTTTTTACTTCAATTCTCCTGGTTCCACAAAGAAAGTCCTGATCGAACCGTCTCTCAATAATCGGATCCCAAGCTTCTTACCGATAGAAGATTCATCTAAGATCTTGTGCAGGTCATCGATCGTATGGATGTCTTTCTCATCCAAACCTATGATCAGATCGTTACTCTTTACGCCTGCTTTGTCTGCTGGAGAGCCGGATTCTAGAGACATTACGAGAATTCCAGAATCCAAATGTAGACGGTTCATGGATTTGGTAAGAGCCGGGATCTTTTGGTTTTGGCCGGCAATTCCTAGATATCCTCGTTTGACAGAACCATAAGAGATCAACCTTGTGATCACATACTCGGCGGTGTTCGAGGCCACTGCGAAACAGATTCCTTGTGCGGGAAGAATGATTGCGGTATTGATCCCGACGATCCTACCTTGGGAGTCCACCAGAGGGCCTCCGGAATTTCCTGGGTTCAATGCCGCGTCCGTTTGGATCACGTTATCGATCAGACGTCCATTACGAGAACGTAAACTTCTTCCGAGAGCGCTAACCACTCCTGCGGTAACCGTCGATTCGAATCCGTATGGATTCCCGATCGCGACTACCAACTGCCCGACTTTTAATTGTTTGGAATCCATGAAAGAAGAATGAGCGAAAGAATTCCCATGAACTTTCAGGACTGCCACATCCGTATGAGGGTCGTTCCCCACAAGGTCGGCTTCTTTACTAGAACCGTCGGAGAGATTTGCCACAATCTTCTTCGCACCATCCACAACATGGCTGTTCGTAGCTATATATCCATCCGGAGTCAGAAAGAAACCGGAACCGCTCCCGCCTTCTCCCTTTGCATTCGAGACCTGTAAGTGGACTACGCTCGGTCCAACTGTCTCCACCGCGCGGACCACAGACTTGGAGTATGCATCTAAGATCTCTTCTTCACTAAAGGAGCGATCTTTGGAGGGAACTTTCTTTAGATCCTTCTCTTCTCCTCCTTGTAAAGAAGACACAAAATTTGAGGTTGTGTTCGTAAATAATACCATGGTACTTCTTTGACTCCCGGCGTCCAAATGAGAGTCCCAAAAAGAGCAAAATTACTAGGTGAAATTATTAGGTCAGGTCCAGGTTTTAAGGATCCGGACCCTGTTCTAAGAAGGAGCAGATAGATAGAAAGAAAGTGGAAGTATTTTAGAAAAAATGAATACTTATCCGCTTCTTATATTGAGATTATTTTTTGTATTCTTCCGCTTTGGGAGATACCGGTTTATAATAAACGGTGGTTGTTCCTTGCGAGAACATCTCGGGAACTGTTCTTCTCCAATTCACGAAATGAGGAGTCTCCAGGTGTGCCTTGCGGATGCTTTCGTTTTCATACGCCTCTATCAATAAGAATCTGCCATCGTCTCCATCGTTTTGCAATAGGTCGAAGCGAAGGATCCCTTTTTCTTTCAAAGATTCTCTGGATAGTTCTGAACTGATCTCCAAGAACTCTTGGATCTTTTCGGGAAGGATTTTGTAAGAAGAAACGGTGATCACCATGCTCCCTAGTTTCAAGATCCGATTTTCTTTCGCCAGAAAAAAAAGATGGATCGAATCCTGTAGAGATGAAAGTTTTTCCCTATGAAAATAAAAACTCCCATCACGGAGATGCTTGGTATTGACCTGCCCATTATCGGGGCCCCCATGTTTCTCGTTTCTTATCCGGATCTAGTCGTAGCAGTTTCCGAGGCCGGCGGTTTGGGAACGTTTCCATCCCAAAACTATCGTACTCTGGAAGAATTAAGAAGAGGTCTAGAAGAGATCCGCTCTCGCACAAAGAAACCTATCGGTGTTAACTTAATTTTACATAAATCGCATAATCCGAATTGGGCCAAACATTTTGAGATCCTTTTGGAGTTCAAAGTGGAATTGATCATTACTAGTTTAGGAAGTCCTCGCTCTATCGTCGGAGAGGCCAAGTCCGTAGGAACAAAAGTATTCTGCGACGTAACTACATTAAAACATGCGAATATAGTAGCGAAGTCCGGAGCGGATGCGCTCATCGCAGTCTCTCAAGGGGCAGGCGGACATGCCGGTAATATTTCTCCGTTCAGCTTATTCCCATATTTGAAAAAGGAAGTAGGTCTTCCGATCATCGCTGCAGGGGCGATCAGCGGGGGAGCTCAGATGGCGGCTGCCATGTCTTTGGGAGCGGATGCAGTCTATGTGGGAACTAGACTGATCGCTACGAAAGAAGCCTCCGCTTCCTCCGAATACAAGAATATGATCGTAGAGTCGGCTCCGGAAGAGATCGTTTATACCGAAAAAATTTCGGGAATTCCCGCGAACTGGTTAAAGCGTTCTGTAGAAAAAGCGGGAGATAATTTCCATAACGAAGGGTCCGGGGATATAGACCAAGAATTCAAGCGTTGGAGAGATATTTGGTCTGCAGGACACGGCGTGGCACAGATCGATTCCATCGTTCCTGCAGGAGATGTGATCCGAGGAATGGCTCAGGAATATTCGGATATAGTAAAGAATCTGCCGAAGATGAATTAAGATTTCAGAATATAACACTTAAGGACCCCGAGTTATCTTAGGAGGCTCGGGGTTTTTTTACGTACTTGTGGAATTATTTCTTTTCGGAAAAACTGACCGGGATCAAATGAAACACTCCGAACAAAAAGACCTGTAGCGCGTCGGAGATCTGAAACCCACCTCTACTTCCGGAGCGGACGGAATAAATTGCCACTTCTATGATGTGAAGTCCTAAAATAATCCAGCCTAGAGCAGTAACGATCCCGTTTAGGCCCTCATGCAGACTTACGAGATTTACGAAACCGCTTAGAACTCCCAACCAAAGTAACCAGAAGGCTCCGGTAGCAATCTTATTGATCAAATTCATTTTCTCTTTCCTTTGCGAACGATGGAGAGTATGGGAGCCTATGCGACTCGATCGGTCAAGAAGAAGTTACTAAATTTGGGAATGGAAACGTTGTTCGTTAAGGATTTTGAATAAAAGAGAAGAAGGAGCCGAAGGTCAACCTCCGGCTTCTACCTCGATCTTCTCATCTTGTTCCGATTCCGTAAGGACAGGGCTTTCTACCTGATCCAATAAGGACTTTAGAAGATCATAATATGGAAGGACTTTGGGGCCGATGGATTTTCCCAGTTTATTCTCATAAGAAGTCCTGAGAGTTGCATCCTCGTCTCCTTCGAGAGGATAAGAAGAAGAGGCTCTTCCTTCCCAGAGAGTTTCCTTAGTATCGCATTTCTGGATGGATGCGGAGATGGAGAGCCTCATCCCGGTAGAAGAAGGGCCCAATACTGCCGGAAGGAGCCAAACCAGAAATCCGGGAGTGCTTCCGTGCAAGGATTCTTCCAGTTTTAGTTTGAGAACTCCCTGAGACTTGCCGATCTTCGCTCCACAATCCACATTCTTATTAGAGGGATCCGGATACACGATGAATTCCTTATGATGTGCAAGCTCTTGCTCTGCGATCGCTTTTGCAAGAATTGCCTCCGTCGGATTCACCTTGGAGTCAGGAGAAACCGAGATGGTAAGCCTTTTGAAATTATGGAGAGAGGTCTCGTAATTCGGGGATTGCCTTACTTGCTTTACCGCGCAGTCCATGAAGAAGACTGCGAGGATCGGTAGTATTAAGATGGAAAACTTGGATCTCATTTCTTCTTCCCTGTTTTTTTCTTGGCTGCCGTCTTCTTCTTAGCCGCTTTTTTAGGGGCAGGCTTCTCTTCCTCTCTTGCGAGTAAGGGAGAGAGACCAGGAGTTTCGGACCCTTCTTCTTCCGAGCCGAACCCAAGAGGGATTGCCTCCGATTCCTCGGACTTTCTTCCTCTATAAGCTAATTCTAATATGGCAGGAAGTAGAGTGAGCGCGATCAATAAACAGGCGGCGATCCCTATGGTGGCCACATTCCCGATGGAATGAAGTCCCCTTTGCTCGGCGAGTAATAAAGCGCTCCATCCGACCAAGGTAGTCAGCGTAGATGCGATAACTGCGGGGCCGACCATCGCCATCGCTTTTACGATATCATGATCCTCTCTGAATCTGTAGTAGATATAGATCCCGTTTTGGATCCCGTATCCTATGATGACCGGGAATACCAACACATTCATAAAATTTAATTTAAGATCTATAAGAGCCATGAAGCCTACGGTCACTACGATCCCAAGTAGGAGCGGGATTAGAGAGAGCAATGCCGGCAAAAAGGCTCTGTAGAACAATATCAGTACAACAATGACCAGGGCCAAAGTCACGAAGAAGGCGATGAAACCTTCTCGCTTCACGATCAGTACAAGGTTTGCAAATAGGACCAAGCTCCCCGCGGTATCCGTTTGGAACGTATAAGAACGCACCTGTGCGATATCCTTGTAGGGTCTATGCTCTAAGATCGTGTCTACCGTCCCCGGAAGGATATGGACCGAGAGGAGTTTTTCCTTGGAGTAGGTATTCAAGGCTTTGAGTAAGACCTTGGTTTCCTCTTGGGAATAATTCTCTTTCACAGGATCCAGATATCCTTTTCCTGCGATGCCGGTGGAATACAAGATCGCATTCAAGGTCCTTCTGGAAACTTTAGGAACATCTAATCTTCCGATCGCAGCAAAGAATTCTAATAATTTCCCACCATGCCAAAGTGCAACCTTAGGATAGAGGAAAAGAACATGCCCTTTCACTTTCGATTGAGGCACTTCTTTGAACTGGCTTGCAAAATAATCCGGAACCTCTTTATAGTCGTAAGGCTTAACGGAAAGAAATAGCTTAGCCTTAGGGAGATACTTTCTCTGTTCAGGCTTCAGGAAGGAAGGCTTCACAGGTTTCATATCCTTGGAAATTTGATCCAAGATCTTTCGGTTCGCCAACTGCTGGTTGTATGGAGGAACGAAGTTCCAAAGGGAAACTACCTGATCCACGGAGCCTGCGATCTTGTCCGGCACAGGGCTCAGATAATCGAATACAGCTTCAGATTCTTCTAATGTCTGTACTACGATCGCCTGCGGATCCGAAGAAATATCGAACCGATCTCCGATCTCGTCGTACAGGTTCACTGACTCCAGGTTTTCCACGAGAAGGTTCTTACCATTCACGTCGAATTCTACCCGAGGAGCAAATATGCCGATTGCGATCACAAGTACTAAAACGGTAATGGAAAGGACTCCCGGCTTGGAATAGAATCTTCTTAAGAGTCCGGAAGGAGTTTGCTGATCTTCACTCAAAATAAAGAGCTT
Proteins encoded in this window:
- a CDS encoding NAD(P)H-dependent flavin oxidoreductase, with the protein product MKIKTPITEMLGIDLPIIGAPMFLVSYPDLVVAVSEAGGLGTFPSQNYRTLEELRRGLEEIRSRTKKPIGVNLILHKSHNPNWAKHFEILLEFKVELIITSLGSPRSIVGEAKSVGTKVFCDVTTLKHANIVAKSGADALIAVSQGAGGHAGNISPFSLFPYLKKEVGLPIIAAGAISGGAQMAAAMSLGADAVYVGTRLIATKEASASSEYKNMIVESAPEEIVYTEKISGIPANWLKRSVEKAGDNFHNEGSGDIDQEFKRWRDIWSAGHGVAQIDSIVPAGDVIRGMAQEYSDIVKNLPKMN
- a CDS encoding putative quinol monooxygenase, which translates into the protein MVITVSSYKILPEKIQEFLEISSELSRESLKEKGILRFDLLQNDGDDGRFLLIEAYENESIRKAHLETPHFVNWRRTVPEMFSQGTTTVYYKPVSPKAEEYKK
- a CDS encoding MXAN_6521/LA_1396 family lipoprotein codes for the protein MRSKFSILILPILAVFFMDCAVKQVRQSPNYETSLHNFKRLTISVSPDSKVNPTEAILAKAIAEQELAHHKEFIVYPDPSNKNVDCGAKIGKSQGVLKLKLEESLHGSTPGFLVWLLPAVLGPSSTGMRLSISASIQKCDTKETLWEGRASSSYPLEGDEDATLRTSYENKLGKSIGPKVLPYYDLLKSLLDQVESPVLTESEQDEKIEVEAGG
- a CDS encoding efflux RND transporter permease subunit, giving the protein MRKLLSKAVELVLTRPAASSLLLLIILALSIFYTQRLSINSDNLQLLPPDNPSVVQTKKVIEMVGGSGFYTVVLKFKDDKGMSEHLAKAFAAKRNGDPETQKKELDLADEAKRKNVAYYKAREIALKRASDRLAAALLENKEMVRYVSFRYNVSFLQDRLPLFLKTDDLIEIRKRVKRKIDDEIEKANPFFIKLTNEEYNPDFSDIIAKYQKLAKRDIFDEYNISPDKGMLIVLIKPTGSFVDIQFTEKLDVWVQNLVKSQNFEKDDIYAGYTGAYKLNQDDYETLVRALKPIGIASFLGIALLLLLFFRNPLFIVILLFSLVSGLLMTFGMTGLIIGELNSITSIIGSILMGLGIDYGIQFLYRFREEFTKKQDLVRAIKDTIYHTGIASFSSALTTTSAFVVLSFSEFRGFSEFGIIATYGIVLIAIAMYGVTALQIALLLKWFPSLAKLFILSEDQQTPSGLLRRFYSKPGVLSITVLVLVIAIGIFAPRVEFDVNGKNLLVENLESVNLYDEIGDRFDISSDPQAIVVQTLEESEAVFDYLSPVPDKIAGSVDQVVSLWNFVPPYNQQLANRKILDQISKDMKPVKPSFLKPEQRKYLPKAKLFLSVKPYDYKEVPDYFASQFKEVPQSKVKGHVLFLYPKVALWHGGKLLEFFAAIGRLDVPKVSRRTLNAILYSTGIAGKGYLDPVKENYSQEETKVLLKALNTYSKEKLLSVHILPGTVDTILEHRPYKDIAQVRSYTFQTDTAGSLVLFANLVLIVKREGFIAFFVTLALVIVVLILFYRAFLPALLSLIPLLLGIVVTVGFMALIDLKLNFMNVLVFPVIIGYGIQNGIYIYYRFREDHDIVKAMAMVGPAVIASTLTTLVGWSALLLAEQRGLHSIGNVATIGIAACLLIALTLLPAILELAYRGRKSEESEAIPLGFGSEEEGSETPGLSPLLAREEEKPAPKKAAKKKTAAKKKTGKKK
- a CDS encoding S1C family serine protease gives rise to the protein MVLFTNTTSNFVSSLQGGEEKDLKKVPSKDRSFSEEEILDAYSKSVVRAVETVGPSVVHLQVSNAKGEGGSGSGFFLTPDGYIATNSHVVDGAKKIVANLSDGSSKEADLVGNDPHTDVAVLKVHGNSFAHSSFMDSKQLKVGQLVVAIGNPYGFESTVTAGVVSALGRSLRSRNGRLIDNVIQTDAALNPGNSGGPLVDSQGRIVGINTAIILPAQGICFAVASNTAEYVITRLISYGSVKRGYLGIAGQNQKIPALTKSMNRLHLDSGILVMSLESGSPADKAGVKSNDLIIGLDEKDIHTIDDLHKILDESSIGKKLGIRLLRDGSIRTFFVEPGELK